Proteins found in one Macrobrachium nipponense isolate FS-2020 chromosome 4, ASM1510439v2, whole genome shotgun sequence genomic segment:
- the LOC135211430 gene encoding uncharacterized protein LOC135211430 → MVISHRRKAKIKEKLEAAAAREAAEAAAFFSQRPNRDVMPKVSDSAMREFYERKFQQIDAYHEKEIRDAMIWKEKNSVLTRKREEIEALARERSAFGRKHQDHTESALREIWEYERTVGELEKKASDLGHKNETWKIEMEQILLSLLRANSILQKKNELLEQDRGEDSNKITSLENKLADLKQQVVALTIDMQKKDRHFTEMKKEIKSLKDEKARLKKDVKWKNYPKTELDYEENSKEFGEFSMAKKGKRMRKNNKYKKKAKRNHARERQDLAELKEDI, encoded by the coding sequence ATGGTGATTTCTCACAGGAGGAAGGCAAAGATAAAGGAGAAgttagaagcagcagcagcaagggAGGCAGCAGAAGCAGCCGCTTTCTTCTCACAGAGACCTAACCGGGACGTCATGCCAAAAGTTTCTGATTCTGCTATGAGGGAATTCTACGAGAGGAAATTCCAGCAAATAGACGCCTACCACGAGAAAGAAATTCGCGATGCTATGATCTGGAAGGAAAAGAATTCGGTTCTTACTCGAAAGAGGGAGGAGATAGAGGCACTGGCAAGGGAGAGGAGCGCATTTGGAAGGAAGCACCAGGATCACACTGAATCGGCTCTGAGAGAAATATGGGAATATGAAAGGACGGTCGGAGAGCTGGAGAAGAAAGCCAGTGATTTAGGTCACAAAAACGAAACTTGGAAGATAGAAATGGAACAGATACTACTCAGTCTCTTAAGAGCAAATAGTATTCTCCAGAAGAAGAATGAATTGCTCGAGCAGGACAGAGGAGAGGACAGCAACAAAATAACCAGCTTGGAAAACAAGTTGGCAGATCTGAAACAGCAGGTAGTGGCCCTAACCATCGATATGCAAAAGAAGGACAGACATTTCacggaaatgaaaaaggaaatcaaGAGCCTAAAGGATGAAAAAGCAAGGCTCAAAAAAGAcgtgaaatggaaaaattatccAAAGACTGAACTAGACTATGAAGAAAATTCAAAAGAATTTGGTGAGTTTTCAATGGCAAAGAAGGGCAAGAGAATGCGGAAAAAC